Proteins from one Desulfovibrio sp. genomic window:
- a CDS encoding NADH-quinone oxidoreductase subunit C, which produces MKLSSIKQHLEAVPGAKVQETEYSKKGYLLDVAVSPEHLVEAVTIVDREGFFIETITGVDWLGEKEAAVKEAAAKAAAIAEAKAKAAAAKAAKAAEEAAAAGEEVPPPAPVEAAPEAAPEPAPAAPASVQIDDLEAVYDFNRYDEFCRVVIRVRTPRNNPVIPTISHIYQAAHWHERETHDFFGIKFAGHPYLVPLLLPEDADFHPLLKDFNS; this is translated from the coding sequence ATCTGGAAGCCGTACCCGGCGCAAAAGTACAAGAAACAGAATACTCCAAAAAAGGGTACTTGCTGGACGTCGCGGTATCCCCCGAGCACCTCGTGGAGGCCGTGACCATAGTCGACAGGGAAGGATTCTTCATCGAGACCATCACCGGCGTTGACTGGCTCGGGGAAAAGGAAGCCGCCGTCAAGGAAGCGGCTGCCAAGGCGGCTGCGATTGCGGAAGCCAAGGCCAAGGCCGCTGCGGCCAAAGCCGCCAAGGCGGCGGAAGAGGCCGCGGCTGCCGGAGAAGAAGTTCCGCCCCCGGCTCCAGTGGAGGCAGCGCCCGAGGCCGCACCGGAGCCCGCCCCTGCCGCCCCGGCGAGCGTGCAGATCGACGACCTGGAAGCCGTGTACGACTTCAACCGTTACGATGAATTCTGCCGGGTGGTGATCAGGGTGCGCACTCCTCGCAACAATCCCGTGATACCAACCATTTCCCACATATACCAAGCCGCGCATTGGCACGAAAGGGAAACCCACGATTTCTTCGGCATCAAGTTTGCCGGGCATCCGTATCTTGTGCCGCTGCTCTTGCCTGAAGACGCCGACTTCCATCCTCTTCTGAAGGATTTCAACT